The following coding sequences lie in one Spinacia oleracea cultivar Varoflay chromosome 1, BTI_SOV_V1, whole genome shotgun sequence genomic window:
- the LOC110793835 gene encoding N-terminal acetyltransferase A complex auxiliary subunit NAA15 isoform X2 yields the protein MSKLLLSQKKKMRQKQRKAEARAKKEEESKNEETKTSNASKFGKEQVKAVDPDPNGEKLLQKGRSAEAQVGFERLLGGLHAYQECNR from the exons atgTCCAAGTTGCTTCTTTctcagaaaaagaaaatgaggcAAAAGCAGAGGAAGGCAGAAGCCCGAGCTAAGAAA GAGGAAGAAAGTAAGAATGAGGAAACAAAAACAAGCAATGCCTCAAAATTTGGAAAAGAACAAGTCAAAGCAGTGGATCCCGATCCAAATGGAGAGAAACTGTTGCAG AAAGGAAGAAGTGCTGAAGCTCAAGTTGGGTTTGAGAGGCTACTGGGAGGTTTACATGCATATCAAGAGTGCAATAGATGA
- the LOC110793835 gene encoding N-terminal acetyltransferase A complex auxiliary subunit NAA15 isoform X1 produces the protein MSKLLLSQKKKMRQKQRKAEARAKKEEESKNEETKTSNASKFGKEQVKAVDPDPNGEKLLQFSLISILDLEDFALCIQCPSDVTQKGRSAEAQVGFERLLGGLHAYQECNR, from the exons atgTCCAAGTTGCTTCTTTctcagaaaaagaaaatgaggcAAAAGCAGAGGAAGGCAGAAGCCCGAGCTAAGAAA GAGGAAGAAAGTAAGAATGAGGAAACAAAAACAAGCAATGCCTCAAAATTTGGAAAAGAACAAGTCAAAGCAGTGGATCCCGATCCAAATGGAGAGAAACTGTTGCAG TTTAGTTTGATATCCATCCTCGATTTGGAGGACTTTGCGCTCTGCATTCAGTGTCCTTCTGATGTGACACAGAAAGGAAGAAGTGCTGAAGCTCAAGTTGGGTTTGAGAGGCTACTGGGAGGTTTACATGCATATCAAGAGTGCAATAGATGA